The following coding sequences lie in one Capsicum annuum cultivar UCD-10X-F1 chromosome 5, UCD10Xv1.1, whole genome shotgun sequence genomic window:
- the LOC107871046 gene encoding uncharacterized protein LOC107871046 isoform X2 produces MEDHKEKAWLSVPTFGDWDQKGVVPDYSMDFSKIRENRKRNKSRASLGNEEELNSSSTTSNNNVNTVHSSAQSSDQHYHQKHSPNTRRSIFSCFNCCVKA; encoded by the exons ATGGAAGATCACAAAGAG AAGGCATGGCTATCAGTGCCAACATTTGGGGACTGGGATCAAAAAGGAGTTGTGCCAGACTACTCAATGGATTTctcaaaaataagagagaatagGAAAAGGAACAAATCAAGAGCCAGTCTAGGAAATGAGGAAGAACTCAATTCCTCCTCAACTACAAGTAATAATAATGTGAATACAGTTCATTCATCAGCCCAAAGCAGTGATCAACATTACCATCAAAAACACTCTCCAAAT aCAAGGAGAAGCATTTTCAGTTGCTTCAATTGTTGTGTGAAAGCTTGA
- the LOC107871046 gene encoding uncharacterized protein LOC107871046 isoform X1, protein MEDHKEKAWLSVPTFGDWDQKGVVPDYSMDFSKIRENRKRNKSRASLGNEEELNSSSTTSNNNVNTVHSSAQSSDQHYHQKHSPNVRLCNINSFTYYPLRS, encoded by the exons ATGGAAGATCACAAAGAG AAGGCATGGCTATCAGTGCCAACATTTGGGGACTGGGATCAAAAAGGAGTTGTGCCAGACTACTCAATGGATTTctcaaaaataagagagaatagGAAAAGGAACAAATCAAGAGCCAGTCTAGGAAATGAGGAAGAACTCAATTCCTCCTCAACTACAAGTAATAATAATGTGAATACAGTTCATTCATCAGCCCAAAGCAGTGATCAACATTACCATCAAAAACACTCTCCAAATGTAAGATTGTGCAACATTAATTCATTTACATATTACCCCCTCCGTTCCTAA